Proteins encoded within one genomic window of Tidjanibacter massiliensis:
- a CDS encoding tyrosine-protein phosphatase has translation MFSFHTKNIYLADLLDDFYDIHCHLLPGVDDGSPDREHSLRLLERMQGMGVKGLYMTPHIIHGAYDNRGEEELRQRFADFGYQGPLDIRLGAEYFIDDKFPEHLEGNPLTMNCRHVLVEFSINGYSLRAFDMLFEATLSGYEIILAHPERYAFVQANGKDKVINLIKQYKLQLNLLSLAGYHGSGAKKYAEQMLRQGLYTFVGTDTHSNAYLDALQRARISKKVFDAVNVLKENNRTLF, from the coding sequence ATGTTCAGTTTCCATACAAAGAACATATATCTCGCCGACCTGCTCGACGACTTTTACGACATCCACTGCCATCTGCTTCCCGGCGTGGACGACGGGAGTCCCGACCGGGAACACAGCCTTCGACTGCTGGAGCGAATGCAGGGCATGGGGGTAAAAGGTCTCTACATGACGCCCCACATCATTCACGGAGCCTACGACAACCGCGGCGAAGAGGAGCTCCGACAGCGATTCGCCGACTTCGGGTACCAGGGGCCGCTGGATATCCGGCTGGGCGCGGAGTATTTCATCGACGACAAGTTCCCGGAACACCTCGAAGGCAATCCCCTGACCATGAACTGCCGCCACGTTCTCGTGGAGTTCTCCATCAACGGATACAGCCTCCGGGCTTTCGACATGCTGTTCGAAGCGACCCTTTCGGGTTATGAAATCATCCTCGCCCACCCCGAACGATATGCGTTCGTACAGGCCAACGGCAAGGATAAGGTCATCAACCTGATAAAACAGTACAAATTGCAGCTCAACCTGCTCTCGCTGGCAGGATACCACGGCAGCGGTGCGAAGAAATATGCCGAACAGATGCTCCGGCAGGGGTTATACACCTTCGTGGGAACCGACACGCACTCCAATGCCTATCTCGATGCCCTCCAGCGGGCCAGGATATCGAAGAAGGTGTTCGATGCGGTGAATGTTCTGAAAGAGAACAACCGGACGCTGTTCTAA
- a CDS encoding DMT family protein, with the protein MKALYTVLLLVCSNTFMTIAWYGHLKFNGSNNGSPLPLFLVILASWGVAFFEYCFQVPANRLGFVENGGPFSLIQLKIIQEVISLLVFTVFTILVFRTETFRWNHIAAFVCIVLAVYFVFRK; encoded by the coding sequence ATGAAAGCGCTTTATACCGTTCTGTTGCTCGTATGTTCCAATACCTTCATGACGATAGCGTGGTACGGACACCTGAAGTTCAATGGCTCGAACAACGGCAGTCCCCTTCCGCTCTTCCTCGTCATTCTGGCCAGTTGGGGAGTCGCCTTTTTCGAATACTGTTTTCAGGTGCCGGCCAACCGGCTGGGGTTCGTCGAGAACGGAGGACCCTTCTCGCTCATCCAGCTCAAAATCATACAGGAGGTCATCTCCTTGCTCGTGTTTACGGTTTTCACCATTCTGGTTTTCCGTACCGAGACTTTCCGCTGGAACCATATCGCCGCTTTCGTGTGCATCGTTCTGGCCGTCTATTTCGTATTCAGAAAATAG
- a CDS encoding sigma-70 family RNA polymerase sigma factor, whose product MRQLKITKSITNRESASLDKYLQEIGKEDLITVEEEVELAQRIKKGDQEALEKLTKANLRFVVSVAKQYQNQGLSLPDLINEGNLGLIKAAEKFDETRGFKFISYAVWWIRQSILQALAEQSRIVRLPLNQVGSLNKINKAFARFEQENERTPSPEELANVLDLPKEKVSDTLRVSGRHVSVDAPFSDGEDNNLLDVLVNNDSPNADRGLINESLSTEVERALATLTDRERDIIRYFFGIGCPEMTLEEIGEKFGLTRERVRQIKEKAIRRLRHSSRNKFLKSYLG is encoded by the coding sequence ATGAGGCAGTTAAAGATTACAAAATCCATCACGAACCGCGAAAGTGCATCGCTGGACAAATACCTTCAGGAGATAGGCAAGGAAGACCTTATCACCGTTGAGGAGGAAGTGGAGCTTGCGCAGCGCATCAAGAAGGGCGACCAGGAGGCGCTTGAAAAGCTGACCAAGGCCAACCTGCGTTTCGTGGTTTCGGTGGCCAAACAGTACCAGAACCAGGGGCTCAGCCTTCCCGACCTTATCAATGAAGGCAACCTGGGGCTCATCAAGGCTGCGGAGAAGTTCGATGAAACGCGCGGTTTCAAGTTCATCTCCTATGCCGTGTGGTGGATACGCCAGTCTATCCTGCAGGCCCTCGCCGAGCAGTCGCGCATCGTGCGTCTGCCGCTCAACCAGGTGGGGTCCCTCAATAAGATAAACAAGGCGTTCGCCCGTTTCGAGCAGGAGAACGAGCGTACCCCTTCGCCGGAGGAGCTTGCCAACGTGCTCGACCTGCCGAAGGAGAAGGTCTCCGATACGCTCCGTGTGTCGGGTCGTCACGTCTCGGTGGATGCCCCCTTCTCGGACGGAGAGGACAACAACCTGCTCGACGTGCTGGTCAATAACGATTCCCCGAATGCCGACCGCGGGTTGATAAACGAGTCGCTCTCCACCGAGGTGGAGCGTGCGCTCGCCACGCTGACCGACCGTGAGCGCGACATCATCCGTTACTTTTTCGGTATCGGCTGTCCGGAGATGACGCTCGAAGAGATTGGCGAGAAGTTCGGGCTGACGCGCGAACGTGTGCGTCAGATAAAGGAGAAGGCCATCCGCCGTCTCCGTCACAGCTCGCGCAACAAATTCCTGAAATCGTACCTCGGATAG